From one Catenuloplanes nepalensis genomic stretch:
- a CDS encoding TetR/AcrR family transcriptional regulator translates to MASRKTDPFTDSVWLREPGRPRGGAPTLTREQIVRTAIELLDAEGAEGLSMRRLGTRLGSGATSLYWHVTNKNELLELAVDEIMGEIYVPEPGDVSFRIGASVYANGLRAMLLRHPWAIPLLGTHPNLGPNALRVGDRITKLFVAGGFAGMTLSHASALITNHAVGAALSTAAVAASTTSAGLTPAEVQARVAPLLERVAADYPNYEAWRRTIGDAPMDPSMWEENFNFGLERVLDGLESWLATRNA, encoded by the coding sequence ATGGCCTCGCGGAAGACCGACCCGTTCACCGACTCGGTCTGGCTGCGTGAGCCCGGCCGGCCCCGCGGCGGCGCGCCGACGCTGACCCGCGAGCAGATCGTGCGCACCGCGATCGAGCTGCTCGACGCCGAGGGCGCGGAGGGCCTGAGCATGCGCCGGCTCGGCACCCGCCTCGGCTCCGGCGCCACCTCGCTCTACTGGCACGTGACGAACAAGAACGAGCTGCTCGAACTGGCGGTCGACGAGATCATGGGCGAGATCTACGTCCCGGAGCCCGGCGACGTCAGCTTCCGGATCGGCGCGTCCGTCTACGCGAACGGGCTGCGCGCCATGCTGCTGCGCCACCCGTGGGCGATCCCGCTGCTCGGCACGCACCCGAACCTCGGGCCCAACGCGCTCCGCGTCGGCGACCGGATCACCAAGCTGTTCGTGGCCGGTGGCTTCGCCGGGATGACGCTCTCGCACGCCAGCGCGCTGATCACCAACCACGCGGTCGGCGCCGCGCTCTCCACGGCCGCGGTCGCCGCGAGCACCACGTCGGCCGGCCTGACCCCGGCCGAGGTCCAGGCGCGCGTCGCCCCGCTGCTGGAGCGCGTGGCCGCGGACTACCCGAACTACGAGGCGTGGCGCCGGACGATCGGCGACGCGCCGATGGACCCGTCGATGTGGGAGGAGAACTTCAACTTCGGCCTGGAGCGCGTCCTCGACGGCCTGGAGAGCTGGCTGGCCACCCGGAACGCGTGA
- a CDS encoding NUDIX hydrolase, which yields MNETKNTDHPQAWKVHSRKTIYRDPWVSVAALDVETPGHERFDYRCVQLPEVAVAAVVDDMRRVLMLWRYRVLPQRWGWELPGGIIDEGEAGADAATRETEEETGWRPNSMHHLITYQPTIGLVDAAHHIYGAHGARRIGEPTDPLERGRVEWISLSKIPQLLQQDQLMSSGTLIGLLHVLTMSSTET from the coding sequence ATGAACGAAACAAAGAACACCGACCACCCCCAGGCCTGGAAGGTCCACAGTCGGAAAACCATATATCGCGATCCCTGGGTGTCAGTGGCGGCACTGGACGTCGAGACACCAGGCCACGAGCGCTTCGACTACCGCTGCGTGCAACTGCCGGAGGTCGCCGTCGCCGCGGTCGTGGACGACATGCGTCGCGTGCTCATGCTCTGGCGCTACCGTGTTCTCCCTCAGCGATGGGGCTGGGAACTTCCGGGCGGGATCATTGATGAGGGCGAAGCGGGAGCAGATGCCGCCACACGGGAAACCGAGGAGGAGACCGGCTGGCGGCCGAACTCGATGCATCACCTGATCACCTATCAGCCCACGATCGGCCTGGTAGACGCAGCTCATCACATTTATGGCGCACACGGGGCCCGGCGGATAGGCGAACCAACGGACCCCCTGGAGCGCGGGCGCGTGGAGTGGATCTCCCTCTCCAAGATTCCACAGCTGCTGCAACAAGATCAGCTGATGAGTTCTGGCACCTTGATCGGATTACTCCACGTTCTCACCATGAGTTCGACCGAGACATAA
- a CDS encoding LysR family transcriptional regulator, which yields MIDINRLRMLREVARHGSFNQAAVALRMTASAVSQQIAALERSVGTAVVERSTRGVRLTEAGNLLVETAETVIVELDRAARDVRKLSDETGRHLAVATFTSGGQRLLPAALRRFSEDHPDVLFTVMENDTEQSLPQVSEGVADLAIAYHLDGPPPDRPGLTWTPLLDDPLWAVLPAGHPLGDRDEIALGELSAERWILGCVELDDILGHYAALAGFDPVIACRGTDYIFAQSLVRAGIGVSLVPQVALAADRGGLAVVPLRRPGPIRYVGVATPARRVSPLAAALLNALRETVAALPS from the coding sequence ATGATCGACATCAACCGCCTGAGGATGCTGCGCGAGGTCGCCCGGCACGGCAGCTTCAACCAGGCCGCGGTCGCGCTCCGGATGACCGCGTCCGCGGTGTCCCAGCAGATCGCGGCGCTGGAGCGCTCGGTCGGCACGGCCGTGGTCGAGCGCAGCACGCGCGGTGTGCGCCTGACCGAGGCCGGAAACCTGCTGGTGGAGACCGCCGAGACGGTCATCGTGGAGTTGGACCGGGCGGCCCGCGACGTGCGGAAGCTGAGCGACGAGACCGGCCGGCACCTCGCGGTCGCCACGTTCACCAGCGGTGGGCAGCGCCTGCTCCCGGCCGCGCTGCGCCGCTTCTCCGAGGACCACCCGGACGTGCTGTTCACCGTGATGGAGAACGACACCGAGCAGAGCCTGCCGCAGGTCAGCGAGGGCGTGGCGGACCTGGCCATCGCCTACCACCTGGACGGCCCGCCGCCGGACCGCCCGGGCCTGACGTGGACGCCACTGCTGGACGACCCGCTGTGGGCGGTGCTGCCGGCCGGGCACCCGCTCGGCGACCGGGACGAGATCGCGCTCGGCGAGCTGTCGGCCGAGCGGTGGATCCTCGGCTGCGTCGAGCTGGACGACATCCTCGGCCACTACGCGGCGCTGGCCGGCTTCGACCCGGTCATCGCGTGCCGCGGCACCGACTACATCTTCGCCCAGTCGCTGGTGCGGGCCGGCATCGGCGTCAGCCTGGTCCCGCAGGTCGCGCTGGCCGCGGACCGGGGCGGGCTGGCGGTGGTGCCGCTGCGCCGGCCGGGCCCGATCCGTTACGTGGGCGTGGCGACCCCGGCCCGGCGGGTCAGCCCGCTCGCGGCGGCACTGCTGAACGCGCTGAGGGAGACCGTGGCCGCGCTGCCCTCCTGA
- a CDS encoding LamG-like jellyroll fold domain-containing protein: MSGPGIDTPAGYTGTHRIGSGGGATVYRAWDERGARWVALKLFHRYVRSQAAVLAFHDACRAIGRLGGHPSIAAVHAVGVTPTGRAWQAMRLGEGGTLGEALLRTGPVDQAWVLAAGVRLADALAYAHGLGVPHGAVRLSNVLLDSDGNPLLSDFVVGPASTSYAEDLTGLGEVLFALLTGTVPQPGLGVRAGLGTAGVVAVPGLSDVLGAVLGVPSVVDAGTTRDFGQRLREVQAAAGYPVSAPDPWREPPAVVPGARRTPEPPEPPDAPEPDAGAERPVPPPVAKAQRGLVFGLGRQRRRWGSSTSGDTPRTETHAGGTAGSHPKTDGDDAEPVPAGAGDVGAAARAGEAAEATGAGSHSKATGAGHDAETTSARHVAETADAGHLAETASPSGGTRLVAGTARTATVPAGGATTDDAGTGTDTTGVDAGITQVSGDDAGRDTEPGSATAEGAVTAGVVAGDAADESDAGQAAATSTDAAASPSTNDFTEAGHDRSTGDGGAVGTKNLGTEGLGATGSTAGDLAAAGPDLSAADPARADLSAASSARADLNAADPAGPDLNAADPAGPDLNAASPAGPDLNAASPAGPDLNAASPAGPDLNAGGVSGLNLGATGADAADRNTADAIDDNAMPTGATATGGSHREGEDAGDEPVGAVQVAPPAGKVTGKVEPSGLELMHRRNSRRRRITVAALATGALMIGVAAVPATRTLLADNLEPAAPPTPAAPASGAGGPVAAPPRPARMVPPDGVTDGLALWWPADVGVGRTLVDGSGGGNAALLSPITGWAPAGHNGSGHAVQLSASTSDSYAASIRPAVRTDQSFSVMAWVFINDRRDNRGILSQPGTTTSGFIVRYDRETDTWRALFPRTDSRGPDVDTVTSTSTPRLRTWTHLAVTYDAATGLVTFYVDGTAEDTVRRPVRWNAAGPLLAGRALVDGAWTDRFGGALDDIRAYDRPLTPAEITTITR, translated from the coding sequence ATGAGCGGTCCGGGGATCGACACCCCCGCCGGGTACACCGGCACCCATCGGATCGGCTCGGGCGGCGGCGCCACCGTCTACCGGGCGTGGGACGAACGCGGCGCGCGCTGGGTCGCGCTCAAGCTCTTCCATCGGTACGTGCGGAGCCAGGCGGCCGTGCTCGCGTTCCACGACGCCTGCCGTGCGATCGGGCGGCTCGGCGGGCACCCGTCGATCGCGGCCGTGCACGCGGTCGGCGTCACCCCGACCGGGCGGGCCTGGCAGGCGATGCGGCTCGGTGAGGGCGGCACGCTCGGCGAGGCGCTGCTGCGCACCGGGCCGGTCGACCAGGCGTGGGTGCTGGCCGCCGGGGTGCGGCTGGCGGACGCGCTCGCCTACGCCCACGGGCTCGGTGTGCCGCACGGCGCGGTGCGGCTGTCCAACGTGCTCCTCGACTCGGACGGCAACCCGCTGCTCTCCGACTTCGTCGTGGGGCCGGCGAGCACGTCGTACGCGGAGGACCTCACCGGCCTCGGCGAGGTGCTGTTCGCGCTGCTCACCGGCACGGTGCCGCAGCCGGGCCTCGGCGTGCGGGCCGGGCTGGGGACGGCCGGGGTGGTGGCGGTGCCCGGGCTTTCCGACGTGCTCGGCGCGGTGCTGGGCGTGCCGTCGGTGGTCGACGCCGGGACGACGCGCGACTTCGGCCAGCGGCTGCGCGAGGTACAGGCGGCGGCCGGCTACCCGGTGTCCGCCCCGGACCCGTGGCGCGAGCCGCCGGCGGTGGTCCCCGGCGCCCGCCGCACGCCGGAGCCGCCGGAGCCGCCGGACGCACCGGAGCCCGACGCGGGGGCGGAGCGACCGGTGCCGCCGCCGGTGGCCAAGGCTCAGCGCGGCCTGGTGTTCGGCCTCGGGCGGCAGCGCCGCCGGTGGGGTTCGTCCACGTCCGGCGACACCCCACGAACGGAAACCCACGCCGGGGGTACGGCCGGGAGCCACCCGAAAACCGACGGCGACGACGCGGAACCGGTGCCGGCGGGTGCCGGGGACGTCGGGGCGGCGGCACGAGCCGGGGAGGCCGCGGAGGCGACGGGTGCCGGGAGTCACTCGAAGGCGACGGGTGCCGGGCACGACGCGGAGACGACCAGTGCCCGGCACGTCGCGGAGACGGCAGATGCCGGGCATCTCGCGGAGACGGCCTCCCCGTCCGGAGGGACGCGCCTCGTGGCGGGGACCGCGAGGACTGCGACCGTGCCTGCCGGTGGTGCCACGACGGACGACGCCGGGACCGGAACAGACACGACGGGCGTCGATGCGGGCATCACTCAGGTGAGCGGCGATGACGCGGGCCGCGACACGGAACCCGGCAGCGCGACGGCCGAGGGTGCAGTCACGGCCGGCGTCGTCGCGGGTGACGCCGCCGACGAAAGCGACGCTGGTCAGGCGGCCGCAACCAGCACCGACGCTGCGGCCTCGCCTTCCACGAACGATTTCACAGAGGCCGGGCACGACCGCTCTACCGGTGACGGCGGTGCGGTCGGCACGAAGAACCTCGGCACAGAAGGGCTCGGCGCGACCGGCTCGACCGCGGGAGACCTCGCCGCGGCCGGGCCAGACCTCAGCGCGGCCGACCCGGCCAGGGCAGATCTCAGCGCGGCCAGCTCGGCCAGGGCAGACCTCAACGCGGCCGACCCGGCCGGGCCAGACCTCAACGCGGCCGACCCGGCCGGGCCAGACCTCAACGCGGCCAGCCCGGCCGGGCCAGACCTCAACGCGGCCAGCCCGGCCGGGCCAGACCTCAACGCGGCCAGCCCGGCCGGGCCAGACCTCAACGCGGGTGGCGTAAGCGGATTGAATCTCGGCGCTACCGGTGCGGACGCGGCGGACCGGAACACGGCCGACGCGATCGATGACAACGCGATGCCGACCGGCGCGACGGCGACCGGCGGTTCGCACCGGGAGGGTGAGGACGCGGGCGACGAGCCGGTGGGCGCGGTGCAGGTGGCTCCGCCGGCCGGGAAGGTCACCGGGAAGGTCGAGCCGTCCGGGCTGGAGCTCATGCACCGGCGGAACTCGCGGCGGCGGCGGATCACGGTGGCCGCGCTGGCCACCGGGGCGTTGATGATCGGTGTCGCCGCCGTTCCGGCCACCCGGACGCTGCTCGCTGACAACCTGGAGCCGGCCGCGCCGCCGACGCCGGCCGCGCCCGCCTCCGGGGCCGGCGGGCCGGTCGCCGCGCCGCCGCGCCCAGCCAGGATGGTGCCGCCGGACGGCGTCACCGACGGGCTCGCGCTGTGGTGGCCGGCCGACGTTGGCGTCGGCCGTACCCTGGTCGACGGCTCCGGCGGCGGTAACGCCGCGCTGCTCTCGCCGATCACCGGCTGGGCGCCGGCCGGCCACAACGGTTCAGGGCACGCGGTCCAGCTCTCCGCGTCCACGTCGGACAGTTACGCCGCCTCGATCCGGCCCGCCGTCCGTACCGATCAGAGCTTCTCGGTCATGGCCTGGGTCTTCATCAACGACCGGCGCGACAACCGGGGCATCCTGTCCCAGCCCGGGACCACGACCAGCGGTTTCATCGTCCGGTACGACAGGGAGACCGACACCTGGCGCGCGCTGTTCCCGCGCACCGACTCGCGTGGGCCGGACGTCGACACCGTCACGTCCACGTCCACGCCGCGGCTGCGCACCTGGACGCACCTGGCGGTCACCTACGACGCCGCGACCGGGCTGGTCACGTTCTACGTCGACGGCACGGCCGAGGACACCGTCCGCCGCCCGGTCCGCTGGAACGCGGCCGGCCCGCTGCTCGCCGGCCGCGCGCTGGTCGACGGCGCCTGGACCGACCGGTTCGGCGGCGCGCTCGACGACATCCGCGCGTACGACCGCCCGCTCACCCCGGCGGAGATCACCACGATCACCCGCTGA
- a CDS encoding NAD(P)-dependent alcohol dehydrogenase — protein MKAMINREYGDPSAVLELADLPRPSPGRDEVLIEVRAAAVDPGVWILITGRPPAARLAFGVRRPRQPVRGRDLAGVVVETGPGVTGFAVGDEVHGTCDRGSFAEFTVAPVKWLAHKPARLSFAEAAAIPVSGQTALDAIRAAGPLTGRRIMIIGAGGGIGAFAVQLAVAEGAHVTAVCGPGKAPLMARLGADRVIDYTRAEIDSDGPVHDVILDTAGCRPFPLLRRALTPTGTVLLAGGGHDAPGFLGGFTRLLGAPLAGLFGRQRLRPVAGRERAASLVELGRRVDAGRLTPVIDRTFPLSGAASAVAHLAEGHPTGKIVITMGE, from the coding sequence ATGAAAGCCATGATCAATCGGGAGTACGGGGATCCGTCCGCCGTCCTGGAGCTCGCCGACCTGCCCCGCCCCTCGCCCGGCCGTGACGAGGTGCTGATCGAGGTGCGGGCCGCCGCCGTCGACCCCGGCGTGTGGATCCTGATCACCGGCCGCCCGCCCGCCGCGCGCCTGGCGTTCGGCGTGCGCCGGCCCCGCCAGCCGGTCCGCGGCCGGGACCTGGCCGGCGTCGTCGTCGAGACCGGTCCCGGCGTCACCGGGTTCGCCGTCGGCGACGAGGTCCACGGCACCTGCGACCGCGGGTCGTTCGCGGAGTTCACCGTCGCACCGGTGAAGTGGCTGGCCCACAAGCCCGCGCGGCTGTCGTTCGCCGAGGCCGCGGCGATCCCGGTCTCCGGGCAGACCGCGCTCGACGCGATCCGCGCGGCCGGCCCGCTCACCGGCCGCCGGATAATGATCATCGGCGCGGGTGGCGGCATCGGCGCGTTCGCGGTGCAGCTCGCGGTCGCCGAGGGCGCGCACGTCACCGCGGTCTGCGGTCCAGGCAAGGCGCCGCTGATGGCGAGACTCGGCGCGGACCGGGTGATCGACTACACGCGTGCGGAGATCGACAGCGACGGCCCGGTGCACGACGTCATCCTGGACACCGCCGGGTGCCGGCCGTTCCCGCTGCTCCGGCGCGCGCTCACGCCGACCGGCACGGTGCTGCTGGCCGGCGGCGGCCACGACGCGCCCGGATTCCTCGGCGGCTTCACCCGGCTGTTAGGGGCGCCGCTGGCCGGTCTGTTCGGCCGCCAGCGCCTGCGCCCGGTCGCCGGCCGCGAACGCGCGGCAAGCCTTGTCGAGCTCGGCCGGCGCGTCGACGCGGGCCGGCTCACGCCGGTGATCGACCGGACGTTCCCGCTGTCCGGCGCCGCGTCAGCGGTGGCCCACCTTGCCGAGGGGCATCCGACCGGAAAGATCGTGATCACGATGGGGGAGTGA
- a CDS encoding helix-turn-helix transcriptional regulator, producing MVKPTRVTNSIRALRFAAGEMTQADLARRIGVTRQTVIAIEAGRYSPSLEMAFQIAHVFGVSLEDVFQYPTSSGEPA from the coding sequence GTGGTGAAGCCGACGCGGGTGACCAACAGCATCCGCGCGCTCCGCTTCGCCGCCGGCGAGATGACCCAGGCCGACCTGGCCCGCCGGATCGGCGTCACCCGGCAGACCGTCATCGCCATCGAGGCCGGCCGCTACTCGCCCTCGCTGGAGATGGCCTTCCAGATCGCCCACGTCTTCGGCGTATCCCTCGAAGACGTCTTCCAATACCCCACGTCCTCGGGAGAGCCCGCATGA
- a CDS encoding patatin-like phospholipase family protein translates to MPLTRILSISGGGVRGVFSASFLEHLESDLGTQCNRNFEIITGTSTGGIIALALAAGIPAREIATLYRQHGEQIFQPKTASPIRRGGRYHNDRLKNALVGIFKNLRLDDLPIEVVIPT, encoded by the coding sequence ATGCCCTTGACTCGCATACTGTCAATCTCGGGCGGTGGAGTGCGTGGCGTGTTCTCGGCATCCTTTCTCGAGCACCTTGAGAGTGATCTCGGAACTCAGTGCAACCGCAATTTTGAGATCATCACGGGGACGTCAACCGGCGGCATCATCGCGTTGGCACTTGCGGCCGGAATACCAGCGAGGGAGATAGCCACTCTCTACAGGCAGCACGGAGAACAAATCTTCCAGCCCAAAACAGCTTCCCCAATCCGACGCGGTGGTCGGTACCACAACGATCGACTAAAGAATGCCCTTGTCGGTATTTTCAAGAACCTTCGGCTCGACGACCTTCCGATCGAGGTGGTAATACCGACGTGA
- a CDS encoding MFS transporter — protein MTSTPFERDPRRWLILGVLCLSLLVVVVDNMVLNIAIPSLISDLGASTAEIAWIIDAYILVFAGLLLTAGSLSDRYGRRRGLVTGLLVFGGASALATLARTPEQLIAVRGLMGAGAAFLMPGTLSILTTVFAEDERKKAIAIWSSVLTLAALGGPTLGGLLLEHYWWGSVFLLNVPIAALGIAAAWLIIPESRGPASRPDVLGALLSTVGMAALVWGVINVASHGWGSGRTLAGFVIGLVMLSAFALWERRVTEPMLPLSLFRDRNFGGASLSIVLLSFSAGGMMLALTQYLQFVLGYGPMRAGLAFIPMLVTTMVFNGIGVLVDRRLGARVAISAGLLLMAAGMGVLATTGPDDGYPRLALAFVLMGAGSGIAAPPAVGTLLGALPPERAGVGSAVNDTVQQIGAALSVAVIGSVLTSVYASAMPPGAGEAARRSIGEALGVAATTGDAGLIVSAREAFVAALSVTSWVGVAGATAAAIVAASILRPKPAPPPAPPEPVEQGKAIAPERV, from the coding sequence GTGACTAGTACACCGTTCGAGAGAGACCCGCGGCGCTGGCTGATCCTGGGCGTGCTGTGCCTGAGCCTGCTCGTGGTCGTCGTCGACAACATGGTGCTCAACATCGCGATCCCGTCCCTGATCAGCGACCTGGGCGCGAGCACGGCCGAGATCGCGTGGATCATCGATGCCTACATCCTCGTCTTCGCGGGCCTGCTGCTCACCGCCGGCTCGCTGTCCGACCGCTACGGGCGGCGGCGCGGCCTGGTGACCGGGCTGCTCGTCTTCGGCGGCGCGTCCGCGCTGGCCACGCTCGCACGCACGCCCGAGCAGCTGATCGCGGTGCGCGGCCTGATGGGGGCGGGCGCCGCGTTCCTGATGCCGGGCACGCTCTCCATCCTGACCACGGTCTTCGCCGAGGACGAGCGGAAGAAGGCGATCGCGATCTGGAGCTCCGTGCTCACGCTCGCGGCGCTCGGCGGTCCCACGCTCGGCGGGCTGCTGCTGGAGCACTACTGGTGGGGCTCGGTCTTCCTGCTCAACGTGCCGATCGCGGCGCTCGGCATCGCCGCGGCCTGGCTGATCATCCCGGAGTCGCGCGGGCCCGCCTCCCGGCCGGACGTGCTCGGCGCGCTGCTCTCCACCGTGGGCATGGCCGCGCTGGTGTGGGGCGTGATCAACGTGGCGTCGCACGGGTGGGGCTCCGGCCGTACCCTCGCGGGTTTCGTGATCGGCCTGGTGATGTTGAGCGCGTTCGCGCTCTGGGAGCGGCGCGTCACCGAGCCGATGCTGCCGCTGTCGCTGTTCCGCGACCGCAACTTCGGCGGCGCCAGCCTCTCCATCGTGCTGCTCTCCTTCTCGGCCGGCGGGATGATGCTGGCGCTGACCCAATACCTGCAGTTCGTCCTGGGGTACGGTCCGATGCGCGCCGGTCTGGCCTTCATCCCGATGCTGGTGACCACCATGGTCTTCAACGGCATCGGCGTGCTCGTCGACAGGCGGCTCGGCGCCCGCGTCGCGATCTCGGCCGGACTGCTGCTGATGGCGGCCGGCATGGGCGTGCTCGCCACCACCGGCCCGGACGACGGATATCCGCGGCTCGCGCTCGCGTTCGTGCTGATGGGCGCGGGCAGCGGCATCGCGGCCCCGCCCGCGGTCGGCACGCTGCTCGGCGCGCTGCCACCGGAGCGTGCCGGCGTCGGTTCCGCCGTCAACGACACCGTCCAGCAGATCGGCGCCGCGCTCAGCGTCGCGGTCATCGGCAGCGTGCTGACCTCGGTCTACGCGTCCGCGATGCCGCCGGGCGCGGGCGAGGCCGCGCGCCGGTCGATCGGCGAGGCACTCGGCGTGGCCGCGACCACCGGTGACGCGGGCCTGATCGTGTCCGCGCGGGAGGCGTTCGTGGCCGCGCTCTCGGTCACGTCCTGGGTGGGCGTGGCCGGCGCCACCGCGGCAGCGATCGTGGCCGCCTCGATCCTGCGCCCGAAACCGGCGCCACCACCCGCACCGCCCGAGCCTGTCGAGCAGGGGAAAGCGATCGCGCCGGAGCGTGTGTAA
- a CDS encoding SigE family RNA polymerase sigma factor: protein MTFAIRSSWPPLLRLLRSMTSGTPASRGGSPGDAGVPEINVLYHARRLSLVRLAVLLVDDLETAEDVVQDAFAALYRRHGPDLRGLADPHAYLTTAVLNAARSALRRRRTVRAWVPPVPPPSPAAEDEALRAEGDTELLAALTRLTIRQRQVLVLRYWSDMSEAEIAETLRISRGTVKSTASRALAALRDELPEPRR from the coding sequence ATGACTTTCGCGATCCGCTCGTCCTGGCCGCCGCTGCTACGCCTGCTGCGGTCGATGACGTCGGGCACGCCCGCGTCCCGTGGCGGTTCGCCGGGGGACGCCGGCGTACCGGAGATCAACGTGCTCTATCACGCCCGGCGGCTCAGTCTGGTGCGGCTGGCCGTGCTCCTGGTCGACGACCTGGAGACCGCGGAGGACGTCGTGCAGGACGCGTTCGCCGCGCTCTACCGACGGCACGGCCCGGACCTGCGCGGCCTGGCCGACCCGCACGCCTACCTCACCACCGCTGTGCTGAACGCCGCCCGGTCCGCGCTGCGCCGCCGCCGTACCGTCCGCGCCTGGGTGCCGCCCGTCCCGCCGCCGAGCCCGGCCGCGGAGGACGAGGCGCTGCGCGCCGAGGGGGACACGGAACTGCTGGCCGCGCTCACCCGCCTCACCATCCGGCAGCGCCAGGTCCTGGTGCTGCGCTACTGGTCCGACATGTCCGAGGCGGAGATCGCGGAGACGCTGCGCATCTCCCGCGGCACCGTGAAGTCGACCGCGAGCCGTGCCCTGGCCGCCCTGCGCGACGAACTCCCGGAGCCACGCCGATGA
- a CDS encoding DMT family transporter, producing the protein MNRRAWILFLAVSLLWGMPYLLIKVAIEDLSPLAVVFGRLAIAALVLLPLAAARGTLRALRGRVPIIAMIALVHIVGPFLLITYGEVHISSSMTGLLIAVEPAVIALLMLRTEPLTPLRIAGLGLGFAGVAVLVGTDLSGDRLGLLGAGMVLLATLGYAVATMLVQRHASDVPPVALTAGTTTISSLVLLPFALFALPAEPVRPVSWAALIALGVLCTALALLAFYGLIAEIGAARAGLVTYVNPVVAVLLGVVLLSEPVGAGTVAGFALIATGCWLSTRPSRPAAPAPRSDETTETTETVAADPAAAATHSAA; encoded by the coding sequence GTGAACAGACGAGCCTGGATTCTCTTCCTCGCCGTGTCCCTGCTGTGGGGCATGCCGTACCTGCTGATCAAGGTCGCGATCGAGGACCTGTCGCCGCTCGCCGTGGTGTTCGGCCGGCTGGCCATCGCGGCGCTGGTGCTGCTGCCGCTCGCGGCCGCCCGGGGCACCCTGCGCGCACTGCGCGGCCGGGTGCCGATCATCGCGATGATCGCGCTGGTGCACATCGTCGGCCCGTTCCTGCTGATCACGTACGGCGAGGTGCACATCAGCTCCTCGATGACCGGCCTGCTGATCGCGGTCGAGCCGGCCGTGATCGCGCTGCTGATGCTGCGCACCGAGCCGCTCACGCCGCTCCGGATCGCCGGGCTGGGCCTGGGCTTCGCCGGCGTCGCCGTGCTGGTCGGCACGGACCTGTCCGGCGACCGGCTCGGCCTGCTCGGCGCCGGCATGGTGCTGCTGGCCACGCTCGGCTACGCGGTCGCGACCATGCTGGTGCAGCGGCACGCCTCGGACGTACCGCCGGTCGCGCTGACCGCCGGCACCACCACGATCAGCTCGCTGGTGCTGCTGCCGTTCGCGCTGTTCGCGCTGCCCGCCGAGCCGGTCCGGCCGGTCTCCTGGGCCGCGCTGATCGCGCTCGGCGTGCTCTGCACCGCGCTCGCGCTGCTGGCGTTCTACGGTTTGATCGCGGAGATCGGTGCGGCCCGTGCCGGGCTGGTCACCTACGTCAACCCGGTGGTGGCGGTGCTGCTCGGCGTGGTGCTGCTGAGCGAGCCGGTCGGTGCGGGCACGGTCGCCGGTTTCGCCCTGATCGCCACCGGCTGCTGGCTCTCCACCCGCCCGTCCCGTCCCGCCGCCCCCGCCCCGCGCAGCGACGAGACCACCGAGACCACCGAGACCGTAGCCGCCGACCCGGCCGCCGCGGCGACCCACAGCGCCGCCTGA